The following are encoded together in the Diabrotica undecimpunctata isolate CICGRU chromosome 7, icDiaUnde3, whole genome shotgun sequence genome:
- the LOC140446329 gene encoding FH1/FH2 domain-containing protein 3-like, with product MSGEYGGWGITTVLFLAKSSPALVHYYHNAKAMRLFFSEKWRWQSQLVRLKQQEMNKNKEIIVLDPKRSNAINIGMTKLPPPRSIKTAILKMDATIMNREGIEKLLTMLPTEEERTKIQEAQAVNPDIPLGSAEQFLLTLASISELPARLKLWAFKLDFENSEREIAEPLMDLKQGFEVLRVNKTFRGILSTLLSVGNFLNGNEVRGFQIEYLAKVPEVKDTVHKHSLLHHLCHIVMEKFPDATDLYSEKNLSLA from the exons ATGTCTGGTGAATATGGAGGCTGGGGCATCACCACAGTATTATTTTTGGCCAAATCTTCTCCTGCACTAGTGCATTATTATCATAATGCAAAAGCCATGAGATTGTTTTTTTCTGAAAAGTGGCGTTGGCAGAGCCAATTAGTAAGACTT aaacaacaagaaatgaaTAAAAACAAAGAGATCATAGTTCTGGACCCCAAACGTTCCAATGCTATCAACATCGGTATGACGAAGCTCCCACCACCTCGTTCCATTAAAACCGCCATCTTAAAAATGGACGCAACAATTATGAACCGCGAAGGCATCGAGAAACTTCTCACAATGTTACCAACGGAAGAAGAGAGAACCAAGATACAGGAAGCCCAAGCCGTAAATCCTGACATACCTCTCGGTAGTGCCGAGCAATTCCTTTTAACGTTAGCCTCCATTTCTGAGCTGCCAGCTCGTCTGAAGCTGTGGGCTTTTAAACTGGATTTCGAGAACTCAGAACGTGAAATCGCTGAGCCCCTTATGGATCTCAAGCAGGGCTTCGAAGTTCTGCGTGTAAATAAAACTTTTAGGGGCATTCTGAGTACGTTGCTCTCTGTCGGAAATTTCCTGAACGGGAATGAAGTGAGGGGTTTTCAAATTGAGTATCTAGCCAAAGTACCTGAAGTTAAGGATACGGTTCACAAACATTCATTGTTGCACCACCTTTGCCATATTGTCATGGAGAAGTTTCCAGATGCTACCGATTTGTATTCTGag aaAAATTTAAGTTTAGCTTAA